In Bradysia coprophila strain Holo2 chromosome X unlocalized genomic scaffold, BU_Bcop_v1 contig_38, whole genome shotgun sequence, the following proteins share a genomic window:
- the LOC119069599 gene encoding uncharacterized protein LOC119069599 gives MTKLTLRIFFAISFLLYGHNMHKTDPEIELFANMANYFMIGKVCSHRCDVSVSQDEYSRWDIRFTATVAQGENADTLCKCIRDYVNHKNWLRSVTHVCVHQYDLLTFVLLGPANPDDNPNLTPFTEPIAALCSILKNFPSADFGGYACTSKCRKDGKLSRLQLQCTLPCEAPSPAVARGNIVEYVSQSTLLANANVTAKAQGQYLEVIMVGK, from the exons ATGACTAAATTAACACTTCGAATATTCTTTGCGATTAGTTTCCTGTTGTATGGACACAATATGCATAAAACCGATCCTGAAATTGAGCTGTTTGCGAATATGGCAAATTATTTCATGATTGGCAAAGTTTGTAGTCATAGATGCGATGTATCCGTCAGTCAAGACGAATATAGCAGATGGGACATTCGTTTCACTGCGACTGTTGCACAAGGCGAAAATGCAG ATACACTTTGCAAATGCATTCGCGATTATGTCAACCATAAGAATTGGCTCCGCAGTGTGACGCATGTGTGCGTCCATCAATATGATTTGTTAACATTTGTCCTACTTGGTCCCGCGAATCCAGACGACAATCCAAATCTCACACCATTCACCGAACCAATAGCTGCATTatgttcaattttgaaaaatttcccaAGTGCCGATTTTGGTGGGTACGCATGTACATCTAAATGCCGTAAAGATGGAAAATTGTCTCGCCTTCAGCTACAATGTACACTACCTTGTGAGGCACCAAGCCCGGCAGTTGCTCGTGGAAATATTGTGGAATACGTTAGTCAGAGTACCTTGCTTGCAAATGCCAATGTAACCGCTAAGGCTCAAGGACAGTATTTGGAAGTTATTATGGTTGGCAAATAA